In Nicotiana tabacum cultivar K326 chromosome 19, ASM71507v2, whole genome shotgun sequence, one DNA window encodes the following:
- the LOC107806139 gene encoding eukaryotic translation initiation factor 3 subunit B-like translates to MADVTSMGEITAIAARIGVDLSQIDLDSIHLPPGEDCGIPSDDDDLMEEDPLEFDAGFGNILVVDNLPVVPKEKFEKLEGVVRKIYSQLGVIKEDGLWMPVDPETQKTLGYCFIEYNTPQEAELSKEKTHGYKLDRSHIFAVNMFDDIEKFLKVPDEWAPPEIKPYVPGENLQQWLTDEKARDQFVIRAGNDTEVLWNDARQLKPELVYKRSFWTESFVQWSPLGTYLATVHRQGAAIWGGATTFNRLMRYAHPQVKLIDFSLAERYLVTYSSHEPSNPRDTHRVVLNIFDVRTGKVMRDFKGSADEFAVGGTGGVTGVSWPVFRWSGGKEDKYFARIGKNVISVYETETFSLIDKKSIKVENVMDFSWSPADPILALFVPECGNQPARVSLVQIPSKEELRQKNLFSVSDCKMYWQSNGDYLAVKVDRYTKTKKSTYTGFELFRIKERDIPIEVLELDNKNDKIIAFAWEPKGHRFAVIHGDNPRPDISFYSVRSGTNTGRVSKLTTLKGKQANALYWSPGGRFLILAGLKGFNGQLEFFDVDELETMASAEHFMATDVEWDPTGRYVATSVTSVHEMENGFNIWSFNGKLLYRILKDHFFQYLWRPRPPSFLSKEKEEEIAKNLKRYSKKYEAEDQDVSLQLSEQDREKRKKLKEEWEAWINEWKRLHEEEKMERQKLRDGEASDEEEEYEAKEVEVEEIINVTEEIIPFEESQQ, encoded by the exons ATGGCGGACGTTACGTCTATGGGAGAAATCACAGCCATAGCCGCTAGGATTGGTGTGGATCTTTCCCAAATCGATCTTGACTCCATTCATCTTCCTCCTGGTGAAGATTGTGGCATACCCAG TGATGATGATGACTTAATGGAGGAGGACCCCTTGGAGTTTGATGCTGGTTTTGGGAACATACTGGTGGTGGACAATCTTCCTGTGGTGCCTAAAGAGAAATTTGAGAAGTTGGAAGGAGTAGTTCGGAAAATTTACAGCCAACTTGGTGTTATTAAGGAGGATGGTCTGTGGATGCCTGTTGATCCTGAGACTCAGAAAACCCTTGGGTACTGCTTCATCGAGTATAATACTCCTCAG GAAGCTGAGCTGAGTAAGGAGAAGACACATGGATACAAGTTAGATAGGTCGCATATATTTGCTGTTAACATGTTTGATGACATTGAGAAATTCCTGAAAGTTCCTGATGAGTGGGCTCCACCAGAGATCAAGCCTTATGTTCCAGGG GAGAATCTGCAACAGTGGCTTACTGATGAGAAAGCTAGAGACCAGTTTGTGATTCGGGCTGGCAATGACACAGAGGTCCTCTGGAATGATGCAAGACAGTTGAAGCCTGAGCTTGTTTACAAACGTTCT TTCTGGACTGAGAGTTTTGTGCAATGGTCCCCTCTGGGAACGTATTTGGCAACAGTTCACAGACAAGGTGCTGCAATTTGGGGTGGTGCCACCACTTTCAACCGTCTGATGCGATATGCACATCCACAG GTAAAACTGATTGATTTCTCCCTTGCTGAGAGATATCTGGTGACATACAGCAGCCATGAACCAAGTAATCCCCGTGACACTCAT AGGGTTGTGCTAAATATTTTTGATGTGAGAACTGGGAAAGTGATGAGAGATTTCAAGGGAAGTGCCGATGAATTTGCAgttggaggaactggaggtgttaCTGGTGTGTCGTGGCCAGTTTTTAG GTGGAGTGGTGGTAAAGAAGACAAGTACTTTGCAAGAATAGGAAAGAATGTCATCTCTGTTTATGAAACAGAGACGTTCTCTCTTATTGACAAGAAATCTATCAAGGTTGAAAATGTTATGGATTTTAGCTGGTCGCCAGCAGATCCAATTCTTGCACTTTTTGTTCCTGAATGCGGAAATCAACCTGCCAGG GTCAGTCTTGTGCAAATCCCAAGCAAAGAGGAGTTGAGGCAGAAGAATCTCTTCAGTGTTAGTGATTGCAAAATGTATTGGCAAAGCAATGGAGACTACCTTGCTGTCAAAGTTGATCGGTACACGAAGACTAAGAAAAGCACTTACACTGGTTTTGAGCTGTTCAGAATCAAAGAACGGGACATTCCGATTGAGGTTTTGGAGCTTGACAACAAGAACGACAAAATCATTGCATTTGCCTGGGAGCCGAAGGGTCACAGATTTGCTGTTATCCATGGTGACAACCCTAGGCCAGACATCAGTTTCTACTCTGTGCGGTCTGGCACTAACACGGGCCGTGTTTCAAAGCTGACAACTCTCAAGGGAAAGCAGGCTAATGCTCTCTACTGGTCACCTGGAGGCCGCTTCCTTATTTTGGCTGGACTGAAAGGTTTCAATGGGCAGTTGGAATTCTTTGATGTTGATGAGCTTGAAACCATGGCATCTGCTGAGCATTTTATGGCCACAGATGTTGAATGGGATCCTACTGGAAG GTATGTAGCAACATCTGTTACCTCAGTTCATGAGATGGAAAATGGATTCAACATTTGGTCTTTCAATGGAAAGTTGTTGTATAGGATACTTAAGGATCATTTCTTCCAG TATTTGTGGCGCCCCAGGCCACCATCTTTCTTGAGCAAGGAGAAAGAGGAAGAGATCGCTAAGAACTTGAAAAGATACAGCAAGAAGTATGAGGCAGAGGATCAGGATGTTTCATTGCAATTGAGTGAGCAAGATCGTGAGAAACGGAAGAAGTTGAAAGAAGAATGGGAAGCATGGATTAATGAGTGGAAGCGGCTGCATGAAGAGGAGAAAATGGAGAGGCAGAAGTTGCGTGATGGAGAAGCTAGTGATGAAGAGGAGGAATACGAGGCAAAGGAAGTTGAAGTCGAGGAAATAATAAATGTTACTGAGGAGATTATTCCTTTTGAAGAGAGCCAACAGTGA